GAGGGCAGCTTCCCCCTTGCATAGATCTATCCCATTTCTGCTCCAGGGCCTGTGGCTTTCAAAGCGATCTCAGGAAGATGTGGCTGGAGCGGAGTTCTCAGCACTAGTCCTGAACCAGGAAAGCGATGAGCCTGTTAGAAGGTCCTTGATGTTCTCATGCAACATCCCCTCCTATGGTGGGTTATTGTTCCTTCCTGCACAGTCTGTCCTCGCAGCTCAGCTTTGACCTAGCTCACAGCTGTGGTTTAAGATTCATTTTAGATTCCTAACAGCTGGTCTGCTTGTACCAAGGCCTGGGCCCCTAGGATGCCAGTGGTAGCATTGGAGTAGCTAAGCAGCTCCTGGGAGAGATGACTGGGTGTTGTCTCTCTGCCGTCACACTGAGCTGTGTTTACATCTCCCCTCCCTTAGGTGTCGGGATGGGCACGATCCTGATTGTCTCTCTGGTGGCCATTTACTATAACATGATCATTGCTTACGTGCTCTTCTACCTCTTCGCGTCCCTGACAAGCAACTTGCCCTGGGAGCACTGCGGCAACTGGTGGAACACTGACCTCTGCTTGGATCACCAGGTCATCAAGGCAGGGAATGCTGCCATCCCATTCAACATCACCAACACCGTCAGCCCGAGCGAGGAGTACTGGAAGTAAGGAGGCTAGCCAGAGACCGGGACAGAGCCGGGCGGGGGTCGGAGTGAGTGAGACTGGTGTAGGAACCATGGCGATGGGTCTAAAACACACGCTATGGCTTGATGGGCACCCACGTTCTCCAAGTGCATGATGAGGCATGGGGCTGTTGTCATCAGCACTAttcagcatagaatcatagaagatcagggttggaagggacctcaggaggtcatctagtccaaccccctgctcaaagcgggaccaatccccaactaaatcatcccagccagggctttgtcaagccgggccttaaaaacctctaaggatggagattccaccacctccctagggaacccattccagtgcttcaccactctcctaccACCCACCACAGCCTGGACTGCGTCACTGCATTGAGACAGTGGTCGTATATGTTATATGCCAGCTTAGCACCTGGGATCATGGAGCTCTCTCATGGCTGGCTCCACTATCTAACAGTTTGCTATTTACTCACAGATACAGGAAGCTGTTGTTTAGGTGGTAGGGGGGGCATGTGGTTATGGCAAGAGGGGCCTGGGTTTGGTCCGGTCTGTGTGTAATCGGACTTTGTTACATGTGTATTTTTGATTCAGTGGAACCTGTTAGCCACCAATGGCCTGGGTATGTTGCTGGCTGTTCTAACAGGCGGCTGCATGGTCAGATGAGATTAACCACTTGCAGGGACTGAAGTTTCACTAGCCATTACATAGGATGGGTGACCCTGGTTAGTGGATGACCATTAGCGATGGTTCCACTGTCTATTTTAAACGCAGTcattctctttgtgtgtgtgtgtgtgcacgcatgtgtgtgtgtgtgcacctctctctctctgttctttgaCTCTTTAAGGCTGGAATTTGAATAGCTTTTGTGGCTGTACAAAACCCCTGGATGTCATTTTGCAATGTCCCCTTTCCACCCTTTCAGACACAGAGCACTTGGTAGCTAGTGAGGGTCCAAATACTTGAGTGACCATGCCATAGAAAATTCATGCCACCCCAAGTGGCATTCTGGCAGGGGGCAGGTGTGGGAGAGACGTTCTCAGTTGCGAGGTCAAGAACTTCTGCGCTCTCTGGCCATGTTGGAGTCTCCCATGGTACGAAATGATCATGTGACCCAGCAGTAGGGTTAATTGACACGGGCTTGTGAGAATGGACCATGTAGCCTATGTAGacatagatccatcaatggttgTTAGTTAGAATGGGCAGGGATAgcgtccccagcctctgtttgtcagaagctgggaaggggcgaCAGAacatggatcacttcatgattacctgccctgttcattccttctggggcacctgacattggccactgtcagaaaacaggatactgggctagcgggactgactcagtatggccgttcttatgttcaaaatAGTTCATTTGTGGTGTTTGAGACAATTAAGCTAAAAACCAGTCTTTCCCTGGGGACCTCTCATTTCCTTAACGCGTGGTCAGGAATTCACTCCTCCCGCCCAGGAATCAAACCCTTGGCTCTCATTGTGCAAAGGGATTTTCAGTATCATTTTTATTGGCAGAGTCAAGGCTAGATCCAGGTTCTAAGATGCTGCAGCATAAAGTATGGGATCTCAGACAGGAGCTCTGGTCCCTGGCACATTGCTGAAGGGAGGATGCTGCCTGTTTATTAATGGGTCTCCTTTTGCCCTAGTCGTTATGTTCTGCATATCCAAGGGAGCTCTGGGATCGGGGATCCTGGGAGAATCCGCTGGAATCTGTGCCTCTGTCTACTGCTCTCCTGGGTCATTGTGTACCTCTGTATCCTCAAGGGAGTCAAATCCTCCGGCAAGGTAAGACCAGGAGTCATTCTCCTCCTGCCGTCCTGTCTTTTGCTTCACGAGAATGAACCTGGCGAGGTTAAGTGGTCATTTTCCGTGATCTacagtatttgtgtgtgtgggtgggggggggggctgtgtatCTATAGCTTGGAAATATCAATTAGAATAACTAGCTCTCTTGCTAAATATTAATGGCTATCAATAGGCACAATTTGGAGAGGGTGGTAGTTTGCAGATCAAATGCCTGCCCAGTATTCAGGGCTAGAACGTAGTTAATTACACATCTCTGCTTTCGATGAAATTAGCATGGCCGTGCGCCACAGTAAATTGCATGGATACATCACAGTGACCCATCCAACGTTGTGTTGCCCCGATCATAAACCCACACAGCAGTGAGGTGCAAGATAAAGCAGACTTTTAGTTGAACAGAGACGCTCCCCAAAGGGAACACCTCTTCTGCAAGTGATTGCGGTGGGCAAAGATCCCCTGTGCGTCAGTGCGGTAAGAGAAGGTCTTGCTGAAGCTTCAACTCAGATCCATCTGCTCTTCCTGCAGGTTGTGTATTTCACTGCCACATTCCCTTACTTCATCCTGATCATGCTGCTTATTCGTGGCGTGACCCTGGAGGGGGCCTGGATAGGAATCAAGTTCTACCTCACACCCCAGTTTGATCACCTGCTGTCTTCCAAGGTGAGAAGGGGACAGGGCACTTTTAATATACAGTGGGGTTCAGTTACCTGGATCAGGCTGGGATCCAGTCTTTTGGCGGCTGCTTTCAAGTGAGGATGACAAgcaaagcagatctgagaagcAGGGAAATCCCCAAATCTGACCTGCGCGTAAAAGAAAAGTTTCCATTGTATAAAGATGTTTAATGCCACAGTAGGTCAATCTGGTTATTAGTGGCTCTAATTAACACTCTTACGAGCCGACTGGCAGGCAAACAAGATGCAAAGTCATTTTCTGCCTAGGAAAGAAAGCCTAGGAAATCATTTCCAGCCTGATCCCAGCAATCAGGATCTCACCACGCAGCATAAAGTAGGGCAAACACAGCAGCAGCATGAATAGCAACTGTTAGGAAGCCCAGACACCCTGCACTTTAAGAGAAGCCCAAGCATGCACGAACAAAGAGGCCAAATGCAGTTCTTCTCCACCATTTGCTTTTGGGTTGGAGGCCAGTAAAGAAGCCCATGGACtgattcccttctccctcccttacGGTGATGGCCCATTGGAGGAGCAGCCTAGGGTAATCAATAAGGACTGAATTCCCTCCTCCATGTGGGTACTTCCAGTTCCGATGGGGTCTCCATTTCAGAGCAGGTGGAGAAGTCCAAGCATGGACTCCAAACACCTTCCTAGGGTGGTTCCACCAGGTCAGGGCTGGAGTCCACTGGAGCATTTGGTAGTTCTCTGTGAAGCAAGCCCATGGGAGCTGCATTCAGTTGACCCCAGGAGACCCGTGTTGGATGGAATCAGTGTTGGTGATGCAGACTTAGAGTGGAGATATGCTCGTTAAAAGGCGTCAGCATGTCCGTCTGGAGCAGAGGAAATCCCGCCCCGGAAAGCGCTGTCTTCTTGAGAATGGAGCTGAGATTTCCACTCCTTTCTTGCTTGTTTCTCCCTCTCAGGTGTGGATAGAGGCAGCTCTGCAGATCTTCTACTCCCTTGGGGTGGGCTTCGGGGGACTGCTCACTTTCGCGTCTTATAACACCTTCCACCAGAATATTTACAGGTGGGTTTCTAGTCTTCACACAGGAAATGGAGGCGAGCCTCAGGGTGACGCTCACAGTGGGGTTCAAATGGAGTCCTTAGAGTTAGGTACAAACTCTCTTCCCAGAACGGAAGCTGCATATCATGGGGCACCAACGGGTAAGCACCAGCTCTCTCTTTAAAGGGAACAGACGGGTCAGGATAAGGTGGATAACAAGAAGGAAGCAGGcaagaaacaagcaggaagatAGGGACGCATGGAACCTAGTGGCAACCTGTGAGGAGAGACACCCACATCCCCATACACATGAGCAGAGCCAGGCATTGAGTGCTGCTTTCCCCAGCCTGGTTCTGGCCCCAGGCAGACGCTGAGGAACGGGTAGCCTTGTGGAGTGCTGAGAGGGGTGTTTCACCGCCGACCTGAGCTGAGAGCCAGCTGAATTTACTGCCCCCCCCATTGATTTTCCCTGATATTAGAAATAAAAACCCAAAGCAGGCTGGGAAGTTGCCCAGTGTTGTCTCCACACTTTTAGTTTCTCTGTAAGTCCAGCTCCCCACAGGCTCCTGAACGCAGACGCTGGCAAAGAGAATGTCCCCTCTCTAACTGGGGAACACGTCTCAGCTCGGAGCAGACGGCCAGCTTGTGCCCCCAAAGTGGGTCTTTCCCCGGTCagcagctgcctcctctctctcctctggaAACCATGTGAGCTCTCCGCAGTGCTGTCTCTTCGGGCTCTGATGGGGACACGTTCAGATCAGCTGCTGTCTGTTCTGCAGGGATACATTTATCGTCACCCTGGGCAATGCCATCACCAGCATCCTGGCCGGGTTTGCCATCTTCTCCGTCCTGGGCTACATGTCGCAGGAGCTGGGCATCCCTGTTAACCAAGTGGCAAAAGCAGGTCAGACCGAAAAATAGTAATTCCTTCCTTCTTTTCTTGTTGTGTGAGcgggtacgtgtgtgtgtgtgtgtgtgaatacagGCATGTGTGTGGGGATGTATGTAGGCTGGGGTGTGTATGTAGAGGGGGTGGGTTTATAAGTGCTTTATAAGACTCAGGTGTGATCGTTGAAAACAATAATCACCATGAGACTTTGCACGGATAAAGAGCCATTCACTGGAGGAGCTCAAAGCACATCACGAAGGGGGGCGGTGTTACCCTCCATTGGTgggtgggggaaatgggaacaTAGTGGGCCACGCAAGCTGGGCCGAGCAGacattagaacccaggtcttccttCTCCCCATCCACGAGCCCAGCCTAAGCGCCCGCTGAGTTGCCATTTCCTGGAGATGGTTTGGGGATCAGAAGCAGCTGCCTTCATTACGTGCCCAAATGGGCACTCCCCCGGGGCAAAACGGGGAAGCAGGTGCCTAAGTGTCCAGCCACGAATTCAGGATTTGGGAGCCTGAAATCAGCATTTAATGGTGGCTGTTTCCcggttgtttttctttctccccctcccagcacaggcAGAAGGCCCCAGAGCAGTGCCTCTGGTGCAGTCATCAGGCCCTTATCCTTTCCCATGTGCAGGGAGCCATCGCTCCTTCCCTTGCAATGAGTCCGGGCTGCTGCCCAAGTGTCAGACGGTCTGGCAGGACGGTAACAAAGGGATCTAGGTTGATAAACCAGCCGGAGCCAACTCAGGGAGCCCCAGGGAGGAGTCTGGGCTCAGGTGGGACATGCGTCTCCTTGGACACCTGTGAAACCAGAGGAGCCATACACTGAAACAAAACCACAGCAGGTGTCAGAGAACGCAAGGAACACCCAGAGGCAGAGAAGGGCGGTTTGGTGGTGTGATACCAGCTCCTCATTCTGCCATGCAAGAGAGATGGCTTGGGAGCCCCTGAGACTCTCCTTGCCTAGCGTGGTGGGGaccaggtgctgcccagaggccacgggtggaggaggggatggTGTTACTTACAGAGGGGAGGCTCTGACACATGGAGGGATGAAGCAGGACACACAGAGCCTGAGCACGCAGCTGTGGGCATTAGCCTACCTCTCCAAAACCAGGCCAGAGCAAAGGCTGAATAAAGGGACAGAGAAAAGGCTGAATAAAGCCATACTGCTCCGTAAGCCAGCGCGGCCTGTTGTAGCAACGGCAGCTTGATACAGACGAGTGGgtttggggggagtggggcatTCATCATGCTCAGCTGTCTCGTTCAGGGCCTTGGCAGGTCGATAACGAACTAGGCAGGGCAGAGAGTCGCGCTCTAGTGGCTTCTGGAGACTGTGATCCCTCAGCTTCCCTCTCAAAGGGCTAATGTCCATTTCCGCGCTAGCCCCCTCCCAGCAGTTGGAGGCCTACGTTCTTGCAGTGAGTGTGGAGAACTGAGGTACTGGGGACCTCCTCCATCCGCAGCCCATGCTACTGCAATTCCTCCAGCTGGGAGCTCCCGCCAGCCAGTGCGTCCCTATAGGGCCTCCTACTGGGAGGCTGGTGAAGCCATGAGCAACTTAGCAGCACCCCCTTGTGTAGCCTCCcctacagtgccccctgctggggagaCGTTGCCACCAAAGCCAGGGCATCCCCCAGGCTGCGGGGAACGTACAATTGTGTAGAAAACCTGGGCCGTGGGTGATAGGGGGAGACctcccaggcaggagggaggggacgAGGTGCCCGCTGTTGGGGGCTCTACTTGCCTGCCGTGCACTACGCGACACTCTTGCTGATCAAGAAAAGGCAATCGTTACCTTTTATCTAAAAAAAATAGCATTAAAAAGCCTGgattcctgccccttcccacggTGCCGGCCCCTGCCTGCTTCTGCTCGATCCCATGCAGGGGAACACCTCCTGCCTGCTCTTGTAGGACACCTCTCCGTCCTGTCCCAGCGCTGCCATCCCCTGCCTGGGCTGGCAAACTCCCTCCGCCTGCCCAGCGTAACAGCTGTGTCTGATGTGGACGATCCCATTCACTGTCCCATCCTCTGCCTGTCCCCTAGGTCCCGGCTTGGCTTTCGTGGTGTACCCCCAGGCCATGACGATGCTTCCTCTTTCTCCACTCTggtctttccttttcttcttcatgCTGCTGACCCTGGGCCTGGACAGCCAGGTAAGGACACAACATGTCGACCCAAGTACTTTAACcccccccagcacacagcccaCTGGCTTAGGGTGGCTTGTTTTCCCTTATGTGCAGTTTGCCTTCATGGAGACCATTGTTACCGCAGTGACCGATGAGTTTCCTTATTACCTGCGGCCCAAGAAGGCTTTTTTCTCGGCCATCATCTGTATCGCCATGTACCTGATGGGGCTCATTCTCACGACAGAGGTAGGCAATCTGTCCCACGGGCCGGCTTGTCAGAGTCGACTTTGGCTGGCGTTTGAGTGCTCATTTAGTTGAGGATTTACATGGGGACGTTTGTCAGATCCATGATCATTTGTGACTATGActgagtgggagggggctcgggaaGAGAAATGGATGGAGTGTCCCACCGGATAGGGCCATGGGAGTGGAGAGGCTAGGTGATATCAGAGCAGAGTGAATCATTCGCAGGAAATAATTTATCCAATCAGCAGAGCCCATGTTTATTAACATTTCGCTGTGAGTGTTCCATACTTGAGATTCAAAATCCAAGCTGCAGTTGATCTAATATGCGGCATGGCATTATTTCTGTCCCCGATTGGACGAGCATGCAAACAGGATAGTTACACTGGCATTCGCTTCCCATGAATATTCAGGCCCCTAAAACTCAGCCTCCCAAATGTGACCAGGAAAGGGACTCAAGAGAATTCATCCCGAAAGGCCAGGGAACAGGGGTGGGATCTTGTTGACCAGCTCTGGCGATAACGGCTCCTTCACTGAGGGTCTGGCTGCTTGTGATTCTCTCTCTCCAGGGCGGGATGTACTGGCTAGTCCTGCTGGATGACTACAGTGCTGGGTTTGGACTCATGGTGGTGGTGATTACAACCTGCCTGGTGGTGACACGTGTCTATGGTAAGGGGAACTGGCCTCCATGGACTCTCCtgagcagggcaggtggtgaaacATCTAGAGGTTCATGTAAAAGCTTGTGAAGCAACAAGGACATGGAAGcgagagctggggaggagaaacTCGTTGATTCAGTGGGTGTCTGAACTGGAGCAGGAGGTGTCGTTTCCATCTTGTGCAGATGAaccccagggcagagggctagACACCTCAACTCCAGGCTCTGCTGCTTCCCAGGTGTCGATGCGGCTGGACGCAAGTTCCAGATCAAGCCAGAGACATTTGTGTCACAATGGTCGCGGATAGCTAAGTTTAACCCCTTCCTTGCTCTCCTAGCAGAGCCGAGAAAGTCATGTGAGACAGAAGGAGACAACCCAGCCGTTGTTCTGCTGGCTCTCTCAGCCCCCGTGGCCGACACAGCCCAATCCCTGAGCTCACCCCACAGGTGGGGGCCTCTATGGAGCCAGGGGATTCGCCAGGAGACCCCGCAGCTAGAGTTGCTGGCTGATTTCTGatgccatctcctcctcctttctctagGCATGAAGCGGTTCTGCCGGGATATTCACATGATGCTGGGCTTCCAACCAGGGCTGTACTTTAAAGCCTGCTGGATGTTCCTGTCCCCGGCAATGATGATGGTAACTGGTGTGACCCTGCTGACGTTTGCTGAGCTTCCCTTACTCTGCCCTGCCCCATTGTCATGGTCTCAGCACCATTTGGATTAGTCCCGCTGGGACAAAATCTTTCCCAAGTCACCTGGCTCCCCCTTTCAGCCAGCAGCATGGAATGGTCCTTGCACCCTCGTATCAGCATGGGCCTCCAACCTGCATTGTCTTGGTGGGGTCTATGTAGCCCCTTCCCATCCCAACCTGGGGAACCCAGGttcctgggggcagcaggggagggaatCACTATGTTCTAGGGCTGGGCTTGGGTGTGAAACCTTCAGAGGATTTTGGATGCCGGCCTGCGATGGTCCTCGGGGTAGCTAGGTCTgggagtcaccttgttacccccctGCTGCCAGCATGAGAGAGTCTTGCTTGTGCTTCACTGGGTGTCTGCTCCCTAACATCTccagcctgttagccacccaggcactctgctctgggCTGTGCCCAGTCCTagctttgccttgcaggttaacattAGGTGCGCCCCAGCTCCTGAGCCCTTTTGAAGCGTTTCCCCGTAGCGTTCAGCCCCTTCTTCACTGAACACTCCCAGAAACACCAGGTCTGCCATCCCCAAAGGAACAGTGTCCACACCAGCGTGTATGATTCAACTCAGGCCCAGTACTTCGCTTCACACCACTGCACTGAGATACATTGATAGTGAAAACAGCAATGCATTTACTATCAAAGCGCCAAGATTCAAGTGATCGTGAGTCAGGAAACTGGAAACAAAATCATTGCCCGTTTTCTAGAGACTACCCTCAACTATCAGCTTAGCCTCCTGTCTAAGAAATGTTATCTCACCCAAAGCCTTTTGCAACATCTTCAGCCCAGCTAGGCTGCGATCCTGATTTCGTGAATGTAATAGCACTGCCCGTTTACCTCCTAGGGGCAGGATAAAGGGGTGTCTTCTTTGACTTCTACTTACATCCCCAGAGTTTGTTGTCTATCCTCAGAGACAGGATAACCCCCGTGGCTTGTGTTTCCTGTGTGCTGCTCTTCTATTGACACCACACCTCTTCAATAATTTTGTATGTAAAGGGGCATCCATTGTGTTAGCTACAATGTTTCATTCACATCCAACAGAGATCagacctgcagacatatctccacaaCACACCagtcaagatccatgggtccccACATACATcatatgttgtgataggcatatcTCATCCAGCCCATAAATGCCCCAGCAACTACGTAGGGGAAACCAGTCATTGCTATGcacttgaatgaactcacacaggaaaatgataaaagacaaaatcaCCATAttgcctgtgggtgaacacttttcacacagCGATCACTCTct
This Chrysemys picta bellii isolate R12L10 chromosome 8, ASM1138683v2, whole genome shotgun sequence DNA region includes the following protein-coding sequences:
- the SLC6A7 gene encoding sodium-dependent proline transporter isoform X1, giving the protein MKKVQEHHLREPIIPDLLMTPSDQGDGDLEMEYPAERGNWTGKLDFLLSCIGYCVGLGNVWRFPYRAYTNGGGAFLVPYFIMLAICGIPIFFMELSLGQFSSLGPLAVWKISPLFKGVGMGTILIVSLVAIYYNMIIAYVLFYLFASLTSNLPWEHCGNWWNTDLCLDHQVIKAGNAAIPFNITNTVSPSEEYWNRYVLHIQGSSGIGDPGRIRWNLCLCLLLSWVIVYLCILKGVKSSGKVVYFTATFPYFILIMLLIRGVTLEGAWIGIKFYLTPQFDHLLSSKVWIEAALQIFYSLGVGFGGLLTFASYNTFHQNIYRDTFIVTLGNAITSILAGFAIFSVLGYMSQELGIPVNQVAKAGPGLAFVVYPQAMTMLPLSPLWSFLFFFMLLTLGLDSQFAFMETIVTAVTDEFPYYLRPKKAFFSAIICIAMYLMGLILTTEGGMYWLVLLDDYSAGFGLMVVVITTCLVVTRVYGMKRFCRDIHMMLGFQPGLYFKACWMFLSPAMMMALLVYNIVKYQPSEYGSYRFPYWAEVLGILMGLFSCLMIPAGMVVAVLREEGTLWERIQQASRPAMDWGPSLEENRTGMYVATLAGSQSPKPLMVHMRKYGGITSYENTAIEVDREIEEEEESMM
- the SLC6A7 gene encoding sodium-dependent proline transporter isoform X2 translates to MLAICGIPIFFMELSLGQFSSLGPLAVWKISPLFKGVGMGTILIVSLVAIYYNMIIAYVLFYLFASLTSNLPWEHCGNWWNTDLCLDHQVIKAGNAAIPFNITNTVSPSEEYWNRYVLHIQGSSGIGDPGRIRWNLCLCLLLSWVIVYLCILKGVKSSGKVVYFTATFPYFILIMLLIRGVTLEGAWIGIKFYLTPQFDHLLSSKVWIEAALQIFYSLGVGFGGLLTFASYNTFHQNIYRDTFIVTLGNAITSILAGFAIFSVLGYMSQELGIPVNQVAKAGPGLAFVVYPQAMTMLPLSPLWSFLFFFMLLTLGLDSQFAFMETIVTAVTDEFPYYLRPKKAFFSAIICIAMYLMGLILTTEGGMYWLVLLDDYSAGFGLMVVVITTCLVVTRVYGMKRFCRDIHMMLGFQPGLYFKACWMFLSPAMMMALLVYNIVKYQPSEYGSYRFPYWAEVLGILMGLFSCLMIPAGMVVAVLREEGTLWERIQQASRPAMDWGPSLEENRTGMYVATLAGSQSPKPLMVHMRKYGGITSYENTAIEVDREIEEEEESMM